One Serpentinicella alkaliphila DNA segment encodes these proteins:
- a CDS encoding CBS domain-containing protein → MFNAIDIMTTPVISARSDNTLQEVVQILAEKRISGLPVVDSENKLVGVISEKDIVDYSSQLHSIRLINSSAWISPHLDISMIASYKKGVELLASTIVEKVMTKNVVSAKENTSGEEIVRLMKKKNVNRVPITDDDGILIGIITRADLINYFASMESATSY, encoded by the coding sequence ATGTTCAATGCTATAGATATTATGACAACTCCAGTTATTAGCGCTAGATCTGATAATACTCTTCAAGAGGTAGTACAAATATTGGCAGAAAAAAGAATAAGTGGGCTTCCTGTTGTCGACTCTGAGAACAAATTAGTAGGTGTGATATCAGAAAAAGATATTGTTGATTATTCAAGCCAGTTGCATTCGATACGGTTGATAAACTCCTCTGCCTGGATATCACCTCATTTAGATATTTCAATGATTGCATCATATAAAAAGGGAGTTGAGCTACTTGCTTCAACAATTGTTGAGAAAGTTATGACAAAAAATGTAGTGAGCGCAAAAGAGAACACTTCAGGTGAGGAAATAGTGAGATTGATGAAGAAAAAAAACGTAAATCGTGTACCAATCACAGATGATGATGGAATTCTTATTGGTATAATAACTAGGGCAGATCTTATAAATTACTTTGCATCAATGGAAAGCGCTACTTCATATTAA
- a CDS encoding ABC transporter substrate-binding protein, giving the protein MNIIRKNKKVFSIILASIMVSLILSGCSNKQQTTTQNNEQVNQINLTYVKAPLNVPSIIQKNQQLFDNEFNKDNIKVNLLEITSGPDQTQALAAGELDFLNAVGGTSVILAAANGVDLKILSIYSRAPKAFMILTNSDEIKNPADLKGKKVGGPKGTVLHQLLITALDVNNLSQDEVEYIAMDIPSALAALTNGSIDAALLAGPAALNAIKAGAKTVTTGEGLVEGTIVVSVRGEFLNKYPDLVKRFSKIHQESLEFIHNNLDEAYRITAEETGLTIDDVKMMYEWYDFDPTIKPSDIEELKTTQNFLKSNGMLDNTINIEDLIVNIK; this is encoded by the coding sequence ATGAATATTATAAGAAAAAATAAAAAAGTGTTTAGCATTATACTAGCAAGTATTATGGTATCATTGATTTTAAGTGGTTGTAGTAATAAACAACAAACAACCACCCAAAATAATGAACAAGTTAATCAAATAAACTTAACTTACGTGAAGGCCCCACTTAATGTACCTTCGATAATACAAAAGAATCAACAATTATTTGATAATGAATTCAATAAAGATAATATTAAAGTTAACCTACTAGAAATTACATCTGGCCCAGATCAAACTCAAGCATTAGCAGCAGGTGAGTTAGATTTTCTAAATGCCGTTGGTGGAACTTCTGTAATCTTAGCAGCGGCTAATGGAGTAGATCTAAAAATATTGAGTATTTACAGTAGAGCCCCTAAGGCATTTATGATTTTGACAAATTCAGATGAAATCAAAAATCCCGCAGACTTAAAAGGAAAGAAAGTAGGCGGTCCAAAAGGGACTGTTTTACATCAACTCTTAATAACTGCCTTAGATGTAAATAATTTAAGTCAGGATGAGGTAGAATACATAGCTATGGATATTCCTAGTGCTTTAGCAGCATTAACGAATGGTAGTATCGATGCAGCCCTTTTAGCTGGGCCAGCTGCCTTAAATGCGATAAAGGCCGGTGCAAAAACTGTTACAACTGGCGAAGGATTAGTAGAAGGAACAATTGTAGTTTCAGTTAGAGGCGAGTTTTTAAACAAATACCCTGACTTGGTCAAGAGATTTTCTAAAATACATCAAGAAAGTCTAGAATTTATTCACAATAATTTAGATGAAGCGTATAGAATAACTGCAGAAGAAACAGGATTGACTATTGATGATGTAAAAATGATGTATGAATGGTATGATTTTGATCCAACTATAAAACCATCAGATATTGAAGAATTAAAAACAACACAGAATTTCCTAAAATCTAATGGCATGTTAGACAATACTATTAATATAGAAGATTTAATAGTTAATATAAAGTAA
- a CDS encoding ABC transporter ATP-binding protein, with product MAGIKLSNLSKQFSIGAETIHALKNIDLHILDGSFTTIVGKSGCGKTTLLRLLSGLEKQSAGEIEFTFTNNDNRAEKRPVGIVFQESRLFPWLTVKENMAFPLFKLKNKLEIEKTVDKYLHIMGLKKFKDAYPSQISGGMAQRTAVGRTLCYNPDIILMDEPFAALDYFTRKNLQEEMVNIFLAQHKTIVFVTHNVEEAVYLGEKVIVFNEGEVVMERSVPLSYPRQSGVEFINIQEEILNAITGKQTQSLYTL from the coding sequence ATGGCTGGAATTAAGCTATCAAACTTAAGTAAACAATTCTCAATAGGGGCTGAAACTATACACGCATTAAAAAATATAGATTTACATATTCTTGATGGTAGCTTTACTACAATTGTTGGTAAAAGCGGTTGTGGAAAAACAACTCTGCTAAGGTTATTGAGTGGACTAGAAAAACAATCAGCGGGGGAAATAGAATTTACATTTACTAATAACGATAATAGGGCCGAAAAAAGGCCAGTCGGAATAGTTTTTCAAGAGTCTAGATTATTTCCTTGGCTAACGGTTAAGGAAAACATGGCTTTTCCATTGTTTAAGCTTAAGAATAAATTAGAGATTGAAAAAACCGTAGACAAATATTTGCACATTATGGGATTGAAGAAATTTAAAGACGCATATCCATCTCAAATTTCTGGTGGGATGGCTCAAAGGACAGCTGTTGGGCGTACTTTGTGTTATAATCCGGATATTATATTAATGGATGAGCCTTTTGCTGCATTAGATTATTTTACCCGAAAAAATCTCCAGGAGGAAATGGTTAATATATTTCTTGCACAACATAAAACAATAGTTTTTGTTACTCATAACGTGGAGGAAGCAGTTTACTTAGGGGAAAAAGTTATAGTCTTCAATGAAGGGGAGGTGGTTATGGAGCGTTCTGTACCTTTATCTTATCCAAGACAGAGTGGCGTAGAATTTATTAACATACAGGAGGAAATTCTTAATGCTATTACTGGAAAACAAACACAAAGTCTTTATACATTATAA
- a CDS encoding ABC transporter permease, which translates to MKKIKGLYIPAIMILFWIIGSNFQVLNPYIIPTPIRTLQVAMKVLQNGMLLRHILASLNRVFLGFLIAFCLAFPSGIALGMRNRLIDYFNPTLEFIRHVPPLATVPMLILWFGIGEKSKIVIIVLASFFPIFLNTLNGVLNCDKKLLEVGDSFGLTGFEKFCKIIFPATLPYIFIGIRLGLGYSWRALIGAELVAASSGIGYMILDAQQLSRTDVVLVGIFTIGILGSLIDLIVIKITESFTLLKEGGKSHGWN; encoded by the coding sequence TTGAAAAAAATTAAGGGGCTTTACATTCCGGCTATTATGATTTTGTTTTGGATTATAGGGTCAAACTTTCAAGTATTGAATCCATATATTATCCCAACGCCTATAAGAACACTGCAAGTTGCAATGAAGGTTTTACAAAATGGAATGTTACTTAGACATATACTAGCAAGTTTAAACAGAGTGTTTTTAGGTTTTCTAATAGCCTTCTGTTTAGCATTTCCTTCAGGAATAGCACTTGGAATGAGAAATAGACTGATTGACTATTTTAATCCTACTCTCGAATTTATAAGACATGTACCACCACTTGCTACTGTTCCTATGCTTATACTCTGGTTTGGTATAGGAGAAAAATCAAAAATTGTTATTATTGTGCTAGCTTCGTTTTTCCCTATTTTCTTAAACACATTAAATGGTGTTTTAAATTGTGATAAAAAGTTACTAGAAGTAGGGGATTCCTTTGGATTAACAGGCTTTGAAAAGTTTTGTAAAATTATTTTTCCAGCTACATTACCATATATTTTTATTGGTATAAGGCTAGGTCTTGGGTATAGTTGGAGAGCTTTAATTGGAGCGGAGCTAGTTGCTGCTTCTTCTGGTATTGGATATATGATCTTAGATGCTCAGCAATTATCGAGAACAGATGTAGTTTTAGTTGGAATATTTACTATCGGAATATTAGGTTCTTTAATAGACCTTATAGTAATTAAAATAACTGAATCTTTTACCCTATTAAAGGAAGGTGGAAAAAGTCATGGCTGGAATTAA
- the arsA gene encoding arsenical pump-driving ATPase yields MNNIFDVNKLNLTKYLFFTGKGGVGKTSTACATAVALADQGKKIMLISTDPASNLQDVFNTKLNNKGVAIKEVPGLVVANFDPEEAAAEYRESVIGPYRGKLPDVVLKNMEEQLSGSCTVEIAAFNEFSTFITDESTAIEYDHIIFDTAPTGHTLRMLQLPSAWNNFINENTHGSSCLGQLSGLEDKKNIYKNAVENLSDSEKTTLILVSRPEISPLKEAERASKELQDIGVNNQVLIINGVLEGQDDYLSTAIFEKQHNALRDIPEAIKHLETFYIPLRPYNVTGVENVRAFLNDKTIKNTSEILNLDVIPKVKDIIEDLNESGKKVIFTMGKGGVGKTTIAAAIALGLAKKGKKVHLTTTDPAAHIQFVLDESYGITISRIDEKQEFEKYKEEVLIKARKTLGEHDLAYIEEDLKSPCTQEIAVFRAFAKIVERSENEVVVIDTAPTGHTLLLLDATQSYHKEIERSQGDIPESVKKLLPRLRNENETEVIIITLAETTPVYEALRLQADLSRAHINNKWWVINSSFYAVDTTNTILKAKASNEIQWINKVNEISNGNFAIVKWMPGEVKLSKIEDIIN; encoded by the coding sequence ATGAATAATATTTTTGATGTCAACAAATTAAACCTAACTAAATATTTATTTTTCACTGGAAAAGGTGGAGTAGGCAAAACATCTACGGCATGTGCTACTGCAGTAGCTTTAGCTGACCAAGGAAAAAAAATAATGCTAATTAGTACCGATCCAGCTTCCAACCTACAAGATGTTTTTAATACAAAGCTAAATAATAAAGGAGTTGCCATAAAAGAGGTTCCTGGCTTGGTAGTAGCGAATTTCGATCCAGAGGAAGCTGCTGCGGAGTATAGAGAAAGTGTGATTGGACCATATAGAGGGAAATTGCCAGATGTAGTGTTAAAAAACATGGAAGAACAGCTTTCGGGATCATGTACTGTTGAAATTGCAGCATTTAATGAATTCTCAACCTTTATTACAGATGAAAGCACTGCTATCGAGTATGATCATATTATATTTGATACAGCCCCAACAGGACATACACTAAGAATGCTTCAACTACCTTCAGCATGGAATAACTTTATTAATGAAAATACTCATGGTTCATCCTGCTTAGGTCAACTATCTGGGCTTGAAGATAAAAAAAATATATATAAAAACGCGGTTGAAAACTTATCAGATTCTGAAAAAACCACATTAATTCTTGTATCTAGACCAGAGATATCTCCATTAAAAGAAGCTGAGAGAGCTTCAAAAGAACTTCAGGACATAGGAGTAAATAATCAAGTTTTAATTATTAATGGTGTTCTTGAGGGCCAGGATGATTATCTGTCGACTGCTATTTTTGAAAAACAACATAATGCATTAAGGGATATACCAGAGGCAATTAAGCACCTGGAAACTTTCTATATTCCATTAAGACCTTATAATGTGACAGGAGTAGAAAATGTAAGAGCATTTTTAAATGATAAAACTATCAAAAATACTTCTGAAATTCTAAATTTAGATGTAATACCTAAAGTAAAAGATATAATAGAAGATTTAAATGAGAGTGGAAAAAAAGTAATTTTTACAATGGGTAAAGGTGGGGTTGGTAAAACTACTATAGCAGCGGCTATAGCCCTAGGGCTAGCCAAAAAAGGCAAAAAGGTACATTTAACAACTACAGATCCAGCTGCTCATATACAGTTTGTCTTAGATGAGAGCTACGGAATTACTATTAGTCGAATTGATGAAAAACAAGAGTTTGAAAAGTACAAAGAAGAAGTTTTAATTAAGGCTAGAAAAACTCTTGGTGAACATGACCTAGCTTATATAGAAGAAGATTTAAAATCCCCGTGTACTCAGGAGATTGCTGTATTTAGAGCTTTTGCTAAAATAGTAGAAAGGTCAGAGAATGAAGTTGTAGTAATTGATACGGCACCAACAGGGCATACTTTATTGCTTTTAGATGCAACTCAAAGTTATCATAAAGAAATTGAGCGCTCCCAAGGAGATATACCTGAGTCTGTTAAGAAGCTTTTACCTAGATTGAGAAATGAAAATGAAACAGAGGTTATAATTATAACATTAGCTGAAACAACACCTGTTTATGAAGCATTAAGACTACAAGCTGATTTGAGTCGTGCTCATATTAATAATAAATGGTGGGTGATTAATTCAAGTTTTTATGCAGTAGATACTACAAATACTATTTTAAAAGCAAAGGCAAGCAATGAAATTCAATGGATTAATAAAGTAAATGAAATATCAAATGGTAATTTTGCTATTGTAAAATGGATGCCTGGAGAAGTAAAGCTTTCGAAAATAGAAGACATTATAAACTAA
- a CDS encoding S-layer homology domain-containing protein — protein MSRVSLLAHLMFEELGIDNMLILGSGLNESHLWNLVKISDEWYHLDITWNDPLPDVKGRVIYKYFLKDDNFMRNTHTWNAADYPKAKNSSYTHLTEFKSNKLTPIHKITYAPDDTYSNWAKIEIEKAITYELVTQKILSNFTADITREEFAELSLQLYRILGGKIEIKANSNIFKDTQNLAILQAYSVGIVNGIGDGKFDPKGKITRQQMACMLERVLTSLEIYPVVTKEYRYFSDEDEIADDAKSSVQLMNKLGVISGVGKNIINPRGNTSREQAIAMLVRLLEHNQVSF, from the coding sequence ATGTCAAGGGTATCTCTGTTGGCCCACTTAATGTTTGAAGAGCTAGGTATTGATAATATGCTAATTTTAGGTAGTGGGCTAAATGAATCACATCTTTGGAATTTAGTTAAAATATCAGATGAATGGTATCATTTAGATATAACGTGGAATGACCCACTTCCAGATGTAAAGGGCAGAGTTATATATAAGTATTTCCTTAAAGACGATAATTTTATGAGGAATACCCATACTTGGAATGCTGCAGATTATCCTAAGGCTAAGAACTCAAGTTATACACATTTAACAGAATTTAAAAGTAATAAATTAACACCAATCCATAAAATAACCTATGCACCAGATGATACTTATTCAAATTGGGCAAAGATAGAAATAGAGAAAGCTATAACATATGAACTAGTTACACAGAAGATACTAAGTAATTTTACAGCAGACATTACTCGGGAAGAATTTGCAGAGCTATCTTTACAATTGTATAGGATTCTAGGTGGAAAAATTGAAATTAAGGCTAATTCAAACATATTTAAGGATACTCAAAACCTTGCAATTTTGCAAGCATATTCAGTGGGTATAGTAAATGGGATAGGTGACGGTAAGTTTGATCCTAAGGGTAAGATTACAAGGCAACAGATGGCTTGTATGTTAGAAAGAGTACTAACTTCTTTAGAGATTTATCCAGTAGTTACGAAGGAGTATAGATATTTTAGTGATGAGGATGAAATAGCAGACGATGCTAAAAGCTCAGTACAGCTAATGAATAAACTCGGAGTGATTAGTGGAGTAGGCAAAAATATAATTAACCCTAGAGGAAATACATCTAGAGAGCAGGCAATAGCTATGTTAGTAAGATTGTTGGAGCATAATCAGGTTAGTTTTTAA
- a CDS encoding transglutaminase-like domain-containing protein — protein MLKRILIVIVCILVGSIGNFTYAAENINPKFKSLDSIERYIVSQLSERNPISEFDIISSDLISQIIAGEKAELLLDTVNRAIAKSPYNLYSYSTLEYGLDGFTDRITVKYTIGYMTTPEQERDLAEAVKRVLKEIITDNMSDIEKIKAVNNFIVLNTEYNLDYAGNPYSPHTVMFKGQGVCQGYLCWPT, from the coding sequence ATGTTAAAAAGAATTCTCATAGTAATAGTTTGTATACTAGTAGGGTCTATAGGAAACTTTACATACGCAGCAGAAAATATAAATCCTAAGTTTAAAAGTCTTGATAGCATTGAGCGATATATAGTGTCACAATTGAGTGAACGAAATCCGATTAGTGAATTTGATATTATTAGCAGTGATCTAATTTCACAAATTATAGCAGGTGAAAAAGCAGAGTTATTACTAGATACTGTCAATCGTGCAATAGCTAAAAGCCCGTACAATTTATACAGTTATTCAACATTAGAATATGGTTTAGATGGATTTACTGATAGAATAACAGTTAAATATACCATTGGATACATGACAACACCTGAACAGGAAAGAGATCTTGCTGAAGCAGTAAAGAGAGTGTTAAAGGAAATCATAACTGATAACATGAGTGATATTGAAAAAATTAAAGCGGTAAATAATTTTATTGTATTGAATACAGAGTATAATTTGGATTATGCAGGAAATCCATATAGTCCTCACACTGTAATGTTTAAAGGTCAGGGAGTATGTCAAGGGTATCTCTGTTGGCCCACTTAA
- the queC gene encoding 7-cyano-7-deazaguanine synthase QueC yields the protein MNKDKAIVVFSGGQDSTTCLFWAKKRYKEVIAVSFDYNQKHKLELACAKDICKKHNIEHHILDLNLLNQLAPNSLTRQDISVDKNAPTEGLPNSFVDGRNLLFLTFVGIFAKQRDINAIVTGVSQSDFSGYPDCRDVFIKSLNVTLNLAMAYEFEILTPLMWINKEETWKLADDLGVLDIVKEETLTCYNGIKGNGCGECPACKLRKNGYVDFKNKYK from the coding sequence ATGAATAAGGATAAAGCTATAGTTGTGTTTAGTGGTGGACAAGATAGTACAACTTGTTTGTTCTGGGCAAAGAAAAGATATAAAGAGGTTATTGCAGTATCTTTTGACTATAATCAAAAACATAAATTAGAATTGGCATGTGCAAAAGATATATGTAAAAAGCATAATATTGAACATCACATTTTAGATTTGAATTTATTAAATCAGCTGGCACCAAATTCCCTAACTAGACAGGATATAAGTGTGGATAAAAATGCACCTACAGAGGGATTACCTAATTCCTTTGTTGATGGGAGAAATCTTCTATTTTTAACTTTTGTTGGAATATTTGCAAAACAAAGAGATATAAATGCTATCGTTACTGGAGTATCCCAAAGTGATTTTAGCGGTTATCCAGACTGCAGAGATGTGTTTATTAAATCTCTGAATGTGACACTTAACCTTGCAATGGCATATGAGTTTGAAATATTAACACCATTAATGTGGATAAATAAGGAAGAAACATGGAAATTAGCTGATGACTTAGGTGTATTAGATATCGTAAAAGAAGAGACCTTAACCTGCTATAATGGTATAAAGGGTAACGGTTGTGGAGAGTGTCCAGCCTGTAAATTAAGAAAAAATGGATATGTAGACTTTAAGAACAAGTATAAGTAG
- the folE gene encoding GTP cyclohydrolase I FolE, with product MSIDLKAIEQHIRGILIAIGDNPDREGLKDTPKRAAKMFEEVFKGMCYTNDEIAQMHDTTFEEDIYIQDNFNDIVFMKDIEIFSHCEHHLALMYNMKVAIAYIPNKKIIGLSKMARIADLVGRRLQLQERIGSDIAEILQKITESEDVAVIIQGEHGCMTTRGIEKPGSKTITITTRGRFNSDPVLNNKLMILYTK from the coding sequence ATGTCAATTGATTTAAAAGCAATTGAACAACATATAAGAGGTATTTTAATAGCCATAGGAGATAATCCTGACCGGGAAGGTTTAAAAGATACACCAAAAAGGGCAGCTAAAATGTTTGAAGAAGTGTTTAAAGGTATGTGCTATACAAACGATGAAATAGCCCAAATGCATGATACTACATTTGAGGAAGACATATATATACAGGATAATTTTAACGATATAGTGTTTATGAAGGATATAGAAATATTTAGCCATTGTGAGCATCACTTAGCACTTATGTATAACATGAAGGTTGCAATAGCATATATTCCTAACAAAAAGATTATTGGTTTAAGTAAAATGGCAAGGATAGCGGATTTAGTAGGCCGAAGGTTACAATTACAGGAAAGGATTGGTAGTGACATCGCAGAAATCCTACAAAAAATAACGGAATCAGAGGATGTAGCTGTTATTATTCAAGGGGAGCATGGATGTATGACTACTAGAGGAATAGAAAAGCCGGGAAGTAAAACGATAACAATTACAACTAGGGGAAGATTTAATAGTGATCCAGTTTTAAATAATAAGCTTATGATTCTATATACTAAATAA
- the queE gene encoding putative 7-carboxy-7-deazaguanine synthase QueE: MSFNVVEKFVSINGEGRRCGQLAVFIRFAGCNLNCSYCDTAWANEEDVSYEIMSIEEIYKYIKSSGVNNITLTGGEPLLQEGIVNLLKTLSSDTELYIEIETNGSVLIDKFVSIKNCPSFTMDYKLPSSGMENKMALENFKYISKNDTIKFVSGSIEDLNRVKELIEEYDLVNKTNVYISSVFGKIALDEIVEFMKNNNMNGVTLQVQLHKIIWDPDKRSV; the protein is encoded by the coding sequence ATGAGTTTCAATGTAGTAGAGAAATTTGTAAGTATTAATGGAGAAGGTCGTCGTTGTGGCCAACTTGCAGTATTTATAAGATTTGCTGGTTGTAATTTAAACTGTAGCTATTGTGATACAGCTTGGGCAAATGAAGAGGATGTTTCTTATGAAATAATGTCTATTGAAGAAATATATAAATATATTAAATCTTCAGGAGTTAATAATATAACTTTAACTGGTGGTGAACCACTTTTACAAGAAGGAATAGTAAATTTACTAAAAACACTTTCTAGTGATACAGAGCTTTATATAGAAATTGAAACTAATGGTAGTGTATTAATAGACAAATTTGTTAGTATTAAAAACTGCCCAAGTTTTACTATGGACTATAAGCTCCCTTCGAGTGGGATGGAAAATAAAATGGCTTTGGAGAATTTTAAATATATAAGTAAAAACGATACAATTAAATTTGTTTCTGGAAGTATTGAGGACTTAAACAGGGTAAAGGAGCTAATTGAGGAGTACGATTTAGTAAATAAAACAAATGTCTATATAAGCTCTGTATTTGGAAAAATTGCATTAGATGAAATAGTGGAATTTATGAAAAATAACAATATGAATGGAGTTACATTACAAGTACAGCTTCATAAGATTATCTGGGATCCAGACAAAAGGAGTGTATAG
- the queD gene encoding 6-carboxytetrahydropterin synthase QueD: MFILKTEHHFDSAHFLHNYEGKCSNIHGHRWNVVIEVQSEALVAGGQLDGMVVDFGDLKRDVKEMVDYFDHALIIQSGTMREETLLCLKEDGFTIIEVDFRPTAENFSLFFYNSMKDKGYNVKRSTVYETPTNSATYEESRGN; the protein is encoded by the coding sequence ATGTTTATATTAAAGACAGAACACCATTTTGATAGTGCCCATTTTCTTCATAATTACGAAGGTAAATGTAGCAATATTCATGGACATAGATGGAACGTAGTTATAGAAGTACAGTCGGAAGCATTGGTAGCAGGTGGTCAATTAGATGGAATGGTTGTAGATTTTGGGGATTTAAAAAGGGATGTAAAGGAAATGGTAGACTATTTTGACCATGCATTAATAATTCAAAGTGGAACTATGAGGGAAGAGACTCTACTTTGTCTTAAGGAAGATGGTTTTACGATAATCGAGGTTGATTTTAGGCCTACAGCAGAAAATTTTTCATTGTTTTTCTATAACTCAATGAAGGACAAAGGCTATAATGTAAAAAGGTCTACTGTTTATGAAACTCCTACTAATAGCGCCACTTATGAAGAAAGTAGAGGTAATTAA
- a CDS encoding acyl-CoA dehydratase activase produces the protein MRILGIDLGSREVKIVVMEKDKIVIKKKISTMKFYRDYCSFDGKVIVDLGKLDIGEIDRAVSTGYGKNNTNLKLFTQINEIKAHVYGAMYQTGLKDFILLDVGGQDVKVIKVEKGITTDLELNEKCAASCGRYLENMANVLEVSLDEMSKHYKDPVELNSTCAVFSESELIGSIAEGVSVEKLYAGVNYSLYKRLRPLLSKFKGKQLILAGGVANNLAIREYLQNDYSEIISIEEPQFNGAIGCCYYGSRFLRED, from the coding sequence ATGAGAATCTTAGGCATAGATTTAGGTAGTAGAGAAGTTAAAATTGTAGTAATGGAAAAGGATAAGATAGTTATTAAGAAAAAAATAAGTACAATGAAGTTTTATAGGGACTACTGTAGTTTCGATGGCAAGGTTATTGTTGATCTAGGAAAATTAGACATTGGTGAAATTGATAGAGCAGTATCTACAGGCTATGGAAAAAATAATACTAATCTTAAGCTCTTTACTCAAATAAATGAAATAAAGGCTCATGTTTATGGAGCAATGTATCAAACTGGTTTGAAGGATTTTATACTCTTAGATGTTGGTGGACAGGATGTTAAAGTTATAAAAGTAGAAAAGGGCATCACTACAGATTTAGAGCTAAATGAAAAATGTGCTGCATCCTGTGGCAGGTATTTAGAAAACATGGCCAATGTACTTGAAGTATCCTTAGATGAAATGAGTAAGCATTATAAAGATCCGGTAGAGTTAAATTCAACTTGTGCGGTATTTTCTGAGTCAGAGTTGATTGGAAGTATTGCAGAGGGTGTGTCTGTAGAAAAATTATATGCAGGAGTAAATTACTCTTTATATAAAAGGCTCCGGCCACTTTTAAGTAAGTTTAAAGGGAAGCAATTAATTCTAGCTGGTGGAGTAGCTAATAACCTAGCTATAAGAGAATATTTACAGAATGATTATTCAGAAATAATATCGATAGAGGAACCCCAGTTTAATGGTGCAATAGGCTGCTGTTATTATGGGAGTCGATTTTTAAGAGAGGACTAG
- a CDS encoding 2-hydroxyacyl-CoA dehydratase family protein, which yields MLKKIGLTTTVPVEVLVTAGYSPVDLNNIFITSEDYLKYIDIAERDGFPKSLCAWIKGIYGACLENDIKEIVGVVEGDCSNTRALIEVLQLKGIKVYPFSFPHSHNLKDVEIEIRKFMNIFNVTEESVEQTRQRLNKLRELAKEIDELTYLENKVNGFENHIYQISLSDFNGNVDNFENSLKDAISEIKQRKPINRKVRLGYIGVPPMTGDIYEFVESLDAHFVYNEVQREFAFPRAITAKNIFEQYYDYTYPYNTTFRINELKKQIEERKIDAIIHYTQAFCYRAVEDIVLKKQLDIPILNIEGDKLNVLDARTKLRLEAFIDMLSDLKEAN from the coding sequence ATGTTGAAAAAAATTGGTTTAACAACAACTGTACCTGTGGAAGTCCTTGTTACGGCTGGCTATTCACCGGTAGATTTAAATAATATATTTATAACTTCAGAAGATTATTTAAAATATATAGATATAGCTGAAAGAGATGGATTCCCCAAAAGTTTATGTGCCTGGATTAAAGGAATTTATGGTGCATGTTTAGAGAATGATATAAAAGAAATAGTTGGAGTAGTTGAAGGTGATTGTTCAAATACAAGGGCACTTATCGAAGTGTTACAGCTAAAAGGTATAAAAGTGTATCCTTTCTCATTTCCACATAGTCATAATTTAAAAGATGTAGAGATTGAAATAAGAAAATTTATGAATATATTTAATGTTACTGAAGAAAGCGTTGAGCAAACAAGACAGAGACTAAATAAATTGAGAGAGCTAGCAAAGGAAATAGATGAACTTACTTATTTAGAAAATAAGGTTAATGGCTTTGAAAATCATATATATCAGATAAGCCTTAGTGATTTTAATGGAAATGTAGATAATTTTGAGAACTCCCTTAAAGATGCTATATCAGAGATCAAACAAAGGAAGCCAATAAATAGAAAAGTAAGACTTGGATATATAGGAGTGCCACCTATGACAGGGGATATATATGAGTTCGTTGAAAGTCTAGATGCTCATTTTGTATATAATGAGGTGCAACGAGAATTTGCTTTCCCAAGGGCGATTACTGCAAAAAATATATTTGAGCAATATTATGATTACACATATCCATATAATACTACATTTAGAATAAACGAACTAAAGAAGCAAATAGAGGAAAGAAAAATAGATGCAATTATACACTATACCCAAGCTTTTTGTTATAGAGCTGTTGAGGATATAGTGTTAAAGAAACAGTTAGATATTCCTATTTTAAATATTGAAGGGGATAAACTAAATGTACTAGATGCAAGAACAAAGCTTAGATTAGAAGCCTTTATTGATATGTTATCAGACTTAAAGGAGGCTAATTAA